One Methylosinus sp. C49 DNA segment encodes these proteins:
- a CDS encoding metallophosphoesterase encodes MAAVLASGVSADADERGLERRLEPRHEQKTTIAVFGDWPYNLNLLNNANLLLDSVNSDPEVSLVMHVGDIHSGSMPCTSAGTLPPIAASNPGWNQQIFAAFQKFKSPVVYTPGDNEWTDCHKSKESSSGKPLQELAAVRSLFFARPGWTLGLHEMEVYSQAKYFSPSYPADAQFVENMIWVDARTVFVTVNMPGSDNDGLPWSSVEDKIAREAEIAARTDADIRWLQAAFNLAEREHAAAVVIGLQADMWDPSALAAGGDGLDRYTGFVRELANQAVRFRRPVLLINGDSHLYGSDRPLADPSSATGKIHNAAAAANLTRITVQGSTNAPGEWLRLTIDARTPGVFSWKNVAYCVDPLTSCK; translated from the coding sequence GTGGCGGCTGTTCTCGCGAGCGGCGTCTCCGCGGATGCCGATGAGCGCGGCCTGGAGCGACGGCTGGAGCCGCGCCACGAGCAAAAGACCACGATCGCGGTGTTCGGCGACTGGCCCTATAATCTCAACCTTCTGAACAACGCCAATCTTCTGCTCGACTCGGTCAATTCCGATCCCGAGGTGAGCCTGGTGATGCATGTCGGCGATATTCATTCCGGCAGCATGCCTTGCACCAGCGCCGGAACGCTGCCGCCGATCGCGGCGTCCAATCCCGGCTGGAATCAGCAGATTTTCGCGGCCTTTCAGAAGTTCAAATCGCCGGTCGTCTACACGCCGGGCGACAATGAATGGACCGACTGCCACAAGTCGAAGGAGTCGTCCTCCGGCAAGCCGCTGCAGGAGCTGGCCGCCGTGCGCAGCCTGTTCTTCGCGCGGCCCGGCTGGACGCTCGGCCTCCATGAGATGGAGGTCTACAGCCAGGCGAAATATTTCTCGCCCTCCTATCCCGCCGATGCGCAATTCGTCGAGAATATGATCTGGGTGGATGCGCGGACCGTCTTCGTGACGGTGAACATGCCGGGCTCCGACAATGACGGCCTGCCCTGGAGCAGCGTGGAGGACAAGATTGCGCGCGAGGCGGAGATCGCCGCCCGCACCGACGCCGATATTCGCTGGCTGCAGGCCGCCTTCAATCTCGCCGAGCGCGAGCATGCGGCAGCTGTGGTGATCGGCTTGCAGGCGGATATGTGGGATCCGTCGGCGCTGGCGGCGGGCGGCGACGGGCTCGATCGCTACACCGGCTTCGTGCGCGAGTTGGCGAATCAGGCCGTGCGCTTCCGTCGTCCGGTGCTGCTCATCAACGGCGATTCACATCTTTATGGATCGGATCGTCCGCTCGCCGATCCGTCGAGCGCGACCGGCAAGATTCACAATGCGGCGGCGGCGGCCAATCTCACGCGCATCACCGTCCAGGGCTCGACCAATGCGCCCGGCGAATGGCTGCGGCTGACGATCGACGCGCGCACGCCCGGCGTCTTCAGCTGGAAGAATGTCGCTTATTGCGTCGATCCGCTGACGAGCTGCAAGTAA
- a CDS encoding DUF2852 domain-containing protein: MGCHRHSRMHESHYRFGDGGRPWKPLELLAMVLGFIVFWPIGLAIVLFKVWQRKMGYEGDLFAFAQERAADVQARWKDATGQPGPTGGWRGPGFMRSSGNVAFDDWRESELARLEEERRKLAEAEREFAEHIEELRRARDRAEFESFMRARRDRGEPQS; the protein is encoded by the coding sequence ATGGGCTGTCATCGTCACTCCCGCATGCACGAATCTCACTATCGCTTCGGAGACGGCGGACGGCCATGGAAGCCGCTCGAGCTGCTGGCGATGGTTCTGGGCTTCATCGTCTTCTGGCCGATCGGCCTCGCCATCGTGCTCTTCAAGGTGTGGCAGCGGAAGATGGGCTACGAGGGCGATCTCTTCGCCTTCGCGCAGGAGCGCGCGGCCGATGTCCAGGCCCGCTGGAAAGATGCGACCGGCCAGCCCGGCCCGACGGGCGGCTGGCGTGGTCCGGGTTTCATGCGCTCCTCGGGCAATGTCGCCTTCGACGATTGGCGCGAGAGCGAGCTCGCCCGTCTCGAGGAGGAGCGCCGCAAGCTCGCCGAGGCCGAGCGCGAGTTCGCCGAGCATATAGAGGAGCTGCGCCGCGCGCGTGATCGCGCGGAATTCGAATCCTTCATGCGCGCGCGCCGGGATCGCGGCGAGCCGCAGAGCTGA
- a CDS encoding sulfate ABC transporter substrate-binding protein: protein MQTNFGLFPSRGFLRAIGLALSLSLATAASGETLLNVSYDPTRELFKAVDKAFAADWKKTTGRDMQIQASHGGSGAQARSVIEGLAADVVTLALANDIDAIASKTGKIPADWQKRLPNNSSPYTSTIVLLVRKGNPKGIKDWDDLAKPGVVVVAPNPKTGGGARWNFLAAWAYASKKFDGDEAKTKELVKAIYKNAPVLDSGARGSSTTFAQRGFGDVLIAWENEAFLAIDEFGKNKFEIVVPSLSILAEPAVSIVDGNVDAKGTRKAAEAYLGFLYTPAGQALIAKHGYRPSKPEFAAPDDLKRFHTLDLVTIDKAFGGWPAAQKKFFVDGALFDEMQKP, encoded by the coding sequence ATGCAGACGAATTTCGGTCTTTTCCCGTCTCGCGGGTTTTTACGCGCGATCGGCCTCGCGCTTTCGTTGAGCCTCGCGACCGCGGCCTCCGGCGAGACATTGCTCAACGTCTCCTATGATCCGACGCGGGAGCTGTTCAAGGCCGTCGACAAGGCCTTCGCCGCCGATTGGAAGAAGACCACCGGCCGGGACATGCAGATTCAAGCCTCGCACGGCGGCTCCGGCGCGCAGGCGCGCTCGGTCATAGAGGGGCTCGCCGCCGATGTGGTGACGCTCGCTCTCGCCAATGACATAGACGCCATCGCAAGCAAGACCGGCAAAATTCCGGCCGATTGGCAGAAACGCCTCCCCAATAATTCCTCGCCCTACACTTCGACGATCGTGCTGCTCGTGCGCAAGGGCAATCCCAAGGGGATCAAGGATTGGGACGATCTCGCCAAGCCCGGCGTCGTCGTCGTCGCGCCCAATCCCAAGACCGGCGGCGGCGCGCGCTGGAACTTCCTCGCCGCCTGGGCCTATGCCTCGAAGAAGTTCGACGGCGACGAGGCCAAGACGAAAGAGCTGGTGAAGGCGATCTACAAGAATGCGCCCGTGCTCGACTCCGGCGCGCGCGGCTCCTCCACCACTTTCGCTCAGCGCGGATTCGGCGACGTTCTCATCGCCTGGGAGAACGAGGCCTTTCTCGCCATAGACGAATTCGGCAAGAACAAATTCGAGATCGTGGTTCCGTCGCTGTCCATTCTCGCCGAGCCGGCGGTGTCGATCGTCGACGGCAATGTGGACGCCAAGGGAACGCGCAAGGCGGCGGAAGCCTATCTCGGCTTCCTCTACACGCCGGCCGGTCAGGCGCTCATCGCCAAGCACGGCTACCGTCCGTCGAAGCCGGAATTCGCCGCGCCGGACGATTTGAAGCGCTTCCATACGCTCGATCTAGTGACAATCGACAAGGCCTTCGGCGGCTGGCCGGCGGCGCAGAAGAAATTCTTCGTCGATGGCGCGCTCTTCGACGAAATGCAGAAGCCCTGA
- a CDS encoding TetR/AcrR family transcriptional regulator, with protein sequence MTIKRKYHHGALKEALVEAALELLAEGGPANLSLGEAAKRVGVTAAAPYRHFASREDLLNEVARRGFLSFGAALEKAWDEGRPEAAAAMWRMCAAYLAFAREEPGLYAAMFGSAATLASEPSADAADHALDILWRSVVAFLQQRGVPAQGARKLALQLWALAHGVAMLTISGHFDPAKGLDPAPVLDAAARNLMESAIRRAEVPSA encoded by the coding sequence ATGACCATCAAGCGCAAATATCACCATGGCGCCCTCAAGGAGGCGCTGGTCGAGGCTGCGCTCGAGCTGCTGGCGGAAGGCGGGCCGGCCAATCTCAGCCTCGGCGAGGCGGCCAAGCGCGTCGGCGTCACGGCGGCCGCGCCGTATCGTCATTTCGCCAGCCGCGAGGATTTGCTGAACGAGGTCGCCCGGCGCGGCTTTCTCTCCTTCGGCGCGGCGTTGGAAAAAGCCTGGGACGAAGGGCGGCCGGAGGCGGCGGCGGCCATGTGGCGCATGTGCGCGGCCTATCTCGCCTTCGCGCGTGAGGAGCCGGGCCTCTATGCCGCAATGTTCGGTTCGGCGGCGACGCTGGCGAGCGAGCCCTCCGCCGACGCCGCCGATCATGCGCTGGATATTCTGTGGCGCTCGGTGGTGGCTTTTCTCCAGCAGCGCGGGGTTCCGGCGCAGGGCGCGCGCAAGCTGGCGCTGCAACTCTGGGCGCTCGCCCATGGCGTCGCCATGCTGACCATCTCCGGCCATTTCGACCCCGCCAAGGGGCTCGATCCCGCCCCTGTGCTCGACGCGGCGGCGCGCAATCTCATGGAGTCCGCCATCCGCCGCGCAGAGGTCCCTTCGGCCTAA
- a CDS encoding PrkA family serine protein kinase, translating into MTNSDVFADFARSYRGRRAVEMTLSEYLDLCRENPKTYASAAERILDAIGEPELIDTSRDPRLGRIFMNRTIRVYPAFAEFFGMEETIERIVSFFRHAAQGLEERKQILYLLGPVGGGKSSLAERLKALMEIDPIYVLKAGDELSPVFESPLGLFDPATAGDMLEQSYGIPRRRLNGLMSPWCLKRLDEFGGDITKFSVVKITPSRLRQIGIAKTEPGDENNQDISSLVGKVDIRKLENLAQADPDAYSYSGGLNRANQGLLEFVEMFKAPIKMLHPLLTATQEGNYIGTENIGAIPFSGIVMAHSNEAEWQSFKNNRNNEAFIDRIYVIKVPYCLRVTEEQHIYEKLLRGSELAEASCAPSTLEMLARFIVLSRLKPHENSNLFSKMRVYDGESLREVDPRARSMLEYKDAAGVDEGMDGCSTRFAFKVLAATFNHDTVEVAADPVHLMYVLEQSLRREQMPPEIEKRYLEFIKAELAPRYAEFIGHEIQKAYLESYQDYGQNLFDRYIDYADAWIEDQDFKDPDTGQLLDRDLLNQELTKIEKPAGIANPKDFRNEVVKFALRWRAANEGRNPSWASYEKIRDVIERRMFSQVEELLPVISFGSKKDTQTEKKHAEFVSRMMARGYTERQVRRLVEWYMRVKQAG; encoded by the coding sequence ATGACGAACTCCGACGTTTTTGCGGATTTTGCGAGGTCCTACAGAGGCAGAAGAGCCGTCGAGATGACGCTCTCCGAATACCTCGATCTATGCCGCGAGAATCCGAAGACCTATGCGAGCGCAGCGGAGCGCATTCTCGACGCGATCGGCGAGCCGGAGCTGATCGACACCTCGCGCGACCCGAGGCTCGGCCGCATCTTCATGAATCGCACCATCCGCGTCTATCCGGCCTTCGCCGAATTCTTCGGCATGGAGGAGACGATCGAGCGGATCGTCAGCTTCTTCCGCCATGCGGCGCAGGGGCTCGAGGAGCGCAAGCAGATCCTCTATCTGCTCGGTCCTGTCGGCGGCGGCAAATCCTCCCTCGCCGAGCGCCTGAAGGCGCTGATGGAGATCGATCCCATCTATGTGCTCAAGGCCGGCGACGAGCTTTCGCCCGTCTTCGAGAGCCCGCTCGGCCTCTTCGATCCGGCGACGGCGGGCGACATGCTCGAGCAGAGCTACGGCATTCCGCGCCGGCGCCTCAACGGGCTGATGAGCCCCTGGTGCCTCAAGCGTCTCGACGAGTTCGGCGGCGACATCACCAAATTCTCCGTGGTGAAGATCACGCCATCGCGCCTGCGCCAGATCGGCATCGCCAAGACCGAGCCGGGCGACGAGAATAATCAGGACATCTCCTCGCTCGTCGGCAAGGTGGACATTCGCAAGCTCGAGAATCTCGCGCAGGCGGACCCGGACGCCTACAGCTATTCCGGCGGCCTCAACCGCGCCAATCAGGGCCTTCTCGAATTCGTCGAGATGTTCAAGGCGCCGATCAAGATGCTGCATCCTCTGCTGACGGCGACGCAGGAGGGAAATTACATCGGCACCGAGAATATCGGCGCAATTCCCTTCTCCGGCATCGTCATGGCCCATTCCAACGAGGCGGAGTGGCAGAGCTTCAAGAACAACCGCAACAATGAGGCCTTCATCGATCGCATCTATGTGATCAAGGTGCCTTATTGCCTGCGGGTGACGGAAGAGCAGCATATTTATGAGAAGCTGCTGCGCGGCTCCGAGCTCGCTGAGGCGAGCTGTGCGCCGAGCACGCTGGAGATGCTCGCCCGCTTCATCGTGCTCTCGCGCCTGAAGCCGCATGAGAACTCCAATCTCTTCTCCAAGATGCGCGTCTATGACGGCGAGAGCCTGCGCGAGGTGGACCCGCGCGCGCGCAGCATGCTCGAGTATAAGGACGCCGCCGGCGTCGACGAGGGCATGGACGGCTGCTCGACGCGCTTCGCCTTCAAGGTGCTGGCGGCGACCTTCAATCACGATACGGTCGAGGTCGCGGCCGACCCGGTGCATCTCATGTATGTGCTGGAGCAGTCGCTGCGCCGCGAGCAGATGCCGCCGGAGATCGAGAAGCGCTATCTCGAGTTCATCAAGGCCGAGCTCGCGCCGCGCTACGCAGAATTCATCGGCCATGAGATTCAGAAGGCCTATCTAGAGTCCTATCAGGATTACGGACAGAATCTCTTCGACCGTTATATCGACTATGCCGACGCCTGGATCGAGGATCAGGATTTCAAGGACCCGGACACGGGACAGCTGCTGGACCGCGACCTTTTGAACCAGGAGCTGACCAAGATCGAGAAGCCCGCGGGCATCGCCAATCCCAAGGACTTCCGCAATGAGGTGGTGAAGTTCGCGCTGCGCTGGCGCGCGGCCAACGAGGGGCGCAATCCCTCCTGGGCGAGCTATGAGAAGATCCGCGACGTCATCGAGCGGCGCATGTTCTCCCAGGTGGAGGAGCTGCTGCCGGTCATTTCATTCGGATCGAAAAAAGACACGCAGACAGAAAAAAAACATGCAGAATTCGTAAGCCGCATGATGGCCCGCGGCTATACGGAGCGTCAGGTGCGCCGTCTGGTCGAGTGGTACATGCGCGTAAAACAGGCCGGCTGA
- a CDS encoding YeaH/YhbH family protein — protein sequence MHIVDRRLNPGGKSFANRQRFLRRAKDMVEKAVREASKDRAIGDLESPGEISIPSEGTREPTFRHTQGSRRDLVLPGNKDYVEGDLIERPRGEGEGEGGGGQVGRGDGQEDAFRFILSRDEFLSIFLDDLELPDLAKRRVAQTEKEGLRRAGYTTTGTPANLALHRTLQTSLSRRIALKRPKQSAIDDLESRLVEAQSRDDAESERLAAELETLRNKRSRISYLDPIDLRYRRFERFPKPVTQAVMFCLMDVSGSMTEHMKDLAKRFFMLLHVFLTRRYKRVEIVFIRHTDRAGEVDEDTFFRSAETGGTMVSSALQEMLKVIRERYDPGVWNIYAAQASDGDNLSSDNPQTRELLQNQILPLCQYFAYVEVSGPNTETHGYVPHHGQSSLWLTYAALQKESEKFQMRRVSRREHIYSVFRQLFQRRAAKTAEVG from the coding sequence ATGCACATCGTCGATCGTCGGTTGAATCCCGGAGGCAAGAGCTTCGCGAACCGCCAGCGCTTTTTGCGCCGCGCCAAGGATATGGTGGAGAAGGCGGTTCGCGAGGCGAGCAAGGACCGAGCGATCGGCGATCTCGAGAGCCCCGGAGAGATTTCCATTCCCTCCGAGGGCACGCGCGAGCCCACATTCCGCCACACGCAGGGCTCGCGGCGCGATCTCGTGCTGCCCGGCAATAAGGATTATGTCGAGGGCGACCTCATCGAGCGCCCGCGCGGCGAAGGCGAGGGCGAAGGCGGGGGAGGTCAGGTCGGCCGCGGTGACGGGCAGGAGGACGCCTTTCGCTTCATCCTCTCGCGTGACGAATTTTTGAGCATCTTCCTCGATGATCTCGAGCTGCCCGATCTCGCCAAAAGGCGCGTCGCGCAAACAGAGAAAGAAGGTCTGCGCCGCGCCGGCTACACCACCACGGGCACGCCGGCCAATCTCGCGCTGCACCGCACGCTGCAAACCTCGCTCTCGCGGCGCATCGCGCTGAAGCGTCCCAAGCAATCGGCGATCGACGATCTCGAGAGCCGCCTCGTGGAGGCGCAGAGCCGCGACGACGCCGAATCCGAGCGCCTCGCCGCCGAGCTCGAGACGCTGCGCAACAAGCGGTCGCGCATTTCCTATCTCGATCCGATCGATCTGCGCTATCGCCGCTTCGAGCGTTTTCCCAAGCCCGTGACGCAGGCGGTGATGTTCTGCCTCATGGACGTCTCCGGCTCCATGACCGAGCATATGAAGGATCTCGCCAAACGCTTCTTCATGCTACTGCATGTGTTCTTGACGCGGCGCTACAAGCGCGTCGAGATCGTCTTCATCCGCCATACGGATCGCGCCGGCGAAGTGGACGAGGACACGTTCTTCCGCTCCGCCGAGACCGGCGGCACAATGGTCTCCTCCGCTCTGCAGGAGATGCTGAAGGTCATTCGCGAGCGCTATGATCCGGGCGTGTGGAACATCTACGCCGCGCAGGCCTCGGACGGCGACAATCTCTCCAGCGACAATCCGCAGACGCGCGAGCTTCTGCAGAACCAAATTCTGCCGCTGTGCCAATATTTCGCCTATGTGGAAGTGAGCGGGCCGAATACCGAGACGCATGGCTATGTGCCGCATCACGGGCAGAGCTCGCTATGGCTCACCTATGCCGCGCTGCAAAAGGAAAGCGAGAAATTCCAGATGCGTCGCGTCTCCCGGCGCGAGCATATCTATTCCGTGTTCCGGCAATTGTTCCAGCGGCGCGCGGCCAAGACGGCGGAGGTCGGCTGA
- a CDS encoding SpoVR family protein, whose protein sequence is MRGELLYEGKDWDFGTIQRIHDAVADIAHKELGLDTFANQIEIITAEQMLDAYASTGMPLFYKHWSFGKRFAQHEGIYRMGLQGLAYEIVINADPCISYIMEENSATMQTLVIAHAAFGHNHFFKHNYQFRQWTDPEGILDYLSFAKAYIANCEERYGHAEVERLLDAAHALMPQGIDRYPRKRPLNLHMEEKREQDRKEERERVYDDLWRTVPGRAHGAKQLAGDKRRALLGLPQENILYFLEKAAPRLKPWQREVLRIVRLIAQYFYPQQQTKVMNEGCATYCHYRLLNRLHETGRIDDGSFLEFLTSHTNATRQPFYDSPSYNGVNPYALGFDMMRDIERIVREPTEEDRYWFPEIAGTGDAMEVLRHVWANYRDDSFIAQFLSPRLIRNWRLFHVVDDREQPHLEVSSIHNERGYRDLRRSLAAQYDVGGYAPDIQIVDVDLAGNRKLVLHHRVRDGKMLELTNAAMVLGHLANLWGYEVLLQEIDAGTEQVLKEHMVRPEAG, encoded by the coding sequence ATGCGCGGCGAGCTGCTCTATGAAGGCAAGGATTGGGATTTCGGCACGATCCAGCGCATCCACGACGCGGTCGCGGACATTGCGCACAAGGAGCTCGGGCTCGATACATTCGCCAATCAGATCGAGATCATCACCGCCGAGCAGATGCTCGACGCCTACGCCTCGACCGGCATGCCGCTCTTCTACAAGCATTGGTCGTTCGGCAAGCGCTTCGCCCAGCACGAGGGCATTTATCGCATGGGGCTGCAGGGCCTCGCCTATGAGATCGTCATCAACGCCGATCCCTGCATCAGCTACATAATGGAGGAGAATTCCGCCACTATGCAGACGCTGGTGATCGCGCACGCCGCCTTCGGCCACAATCATTTCTTCAAGCATAATTACCAGTTCCGGCAATGGACCGATCCAGAAGGCATTCTGGATTATCTCTCCTTCGCCAAGGCCTATATCGCCAATTGCGAGGAGCGCTACGGCCATGCGGAGGTGGAGCGCCTGCTCGACGCCGCCCATGCGCTGATGCCGCAAGGCATAGACCGCTATCCGCGCAAGCGTCCCCTCAACCTCCATATGGAAGAAAAGCGCGAGCAGGATCGCAAGGAGGAGCGCGAGCGCGTCTATGACGATCTGTGGCGCACCGTCCCCGGCCGCGCGCATGGCGCGAAGCAATTGGCCGGCGACAAGCGTCGCGCCCTGCTCGGCCTGCCGCAAGAGAACATCCTCTATTTTCTCGAGAAGGCCGCGCCGCGTCTAAAGCCATGGCAGCGAGAGGTGCTGCGCATCGTGCGGCTCATCGCGCAATATTTCTATCCGCAGCAGCAGACCAAGGTGATGAACGAGGGCTGCGCCACCTATTGCCATTATCGCTTGCTCAATCGACTGCACGAGACGGGGCGGATCGACGACGGCAGCTTCCTCGAGTTTCTCACCTCGCACACCAACGCCACGCGGCAGCCCTTCTACGACAGCCCGTCCTACAATGGCGTCAATCCTTATGCGCTCGGCTTCGACATGATGCGCGATATAGAGCGCATCGTGCGCGAGCCCACCGAGGAGGACCGCTATTGGTTCCCCGAGATCGCCGGAACCGGCGATGCGATGGAGGTGCTGCGCCATGTCTGGGCGAATTACCGCGACGACAGCTTCATCGCGCAATTTCTGAGCCCGCGGCTCATTCGCAATTGGCGGCTGTTCCATGTCGTCGACGATCGCGAGCAGCCGCATCTCGAAGTGTCGTCGATCCATAATGAGCGCGGCTATCGCGATCTGCGCCGCAGCCTCGCCGCGCAATATGACGTCGGCGGCTATGCGCCGGACATTCAGATCGTCGATGTCGATCTCGCCGGCAATCGCAAGCTCGTGCTGCATCATCGCGTGCGCGACGGCAAGATGCTGGAGCTGACCAACGCCGCAATGGTGCTCGGCCATCTCGCCAATCTCTGGGGCTATGAGGTGCTCTTGCAGGAGATCGACGCCGGCACGGAGCAGGTGCTGAAGGAGCATATGGTGCGGCCGGAGGCGGGATGA
- a CDS encoding ClC family H(+)/Cl(-) exchange transporter, protein MTGFSDQDSSALLALATLIGAAALPFLFRLAFGRRRRKGRARAASVVLALGRSRRLALVAAAGAERLLLLGETSDVVIESHIADAAPTAETPAPPSELRGLFPLGAVSLLAGVAVGTLCGVFRLVLDAAGRMRMAIPDWFAERPVLGLAIMVAGAALATGLAANLVRRFVPAAVGSGIPHVESVIDGEEPPSPPLLLPVKFIGGVLAMGAGLALGREGPSVQMGATLAHQFGRYLRYDWRDQQSLLAAGAGAGLAAAFNAPLAGAAFVLEELLRRFDMRHATIALGASVGAISVVRLLLGPEPELRVATHYPVGPLDVPLGLALGAATGLASLAYNRAILRALDFADRSPLPAEAKAALVGAGVGAIGFLAPDLVGGGDNLTQKTLDGAYALDALPLVFALRFALGVVSYAAGTPGGLFAPLLALGAEIGLFFGLVIPGEDGPTMGMKFALIGMASFFAAVVRAPLTGLILITEMTDNSQLLLPMLAACFAAMAIAAICRNEPIYDALKERSARLARRAET, encoded by the coding sequence ATGACCGGTTTTTCCGACCAGGACTCAAGCGCGCTCCTCGCTCTGGCGACGCTCATCGGCGCCGCGGCGCTGCCTTTTCTGTTCCGCCTCGCCTTCGGCCGCCGCAGGCGCAAGGGCCGCGCGCGCGCCGCCTCGGTCGTGCTGGCGCTCGGCCGCTCGCGCCGCCTGGCGCTGGTCGCCGCCGCCGGAGCGGAGCGCCTGCTGCTGCTCGGCGAGACCAGCGATGTCGTGATCGAATCCCATATCGCCGACGCCGCGCCGACCGCGGAGACGCCCGCGCCGCCGTCCGAATTGCGCGGCCTGTTTCCGCTCGGCGCCGTCTCGCTGCTCGCAGGGGTCGCGGTGGGAACGCTTTGCGGCGTGTTCCGCCTCGTCCTCGACGCCGCCGGGCGGATGCGCATGGCCATTCCCGATTGGTTCGCGGAGCGCCCCGTTCTGGGCCTCGCGATCATGGTCGCCGGCGCGGCGCTCGCCACCGGGCTCGCGGCCAATCTCGTGCGTCGTTTCGTCCCGGCGGCGGTGGGAAGCGGCATTCCGCATGTCGAATCGGTGATCGACGGCGAGGAGCCGCCCTCCCCGCCGCTGTTGCTGCCGGTTAAATTCATCGGCGGCGTGCTGGCGATGGGCGCCGGCCTCGCGCTCGGCCGCGAGGGGCCGTCGGTGCAGATGGGCGCGACGCTCGCGCATCAGTTCGGCCGCTATTTGCGCTATGACTGGCGCGATCAGCAATCGCTGCTGGCCGCCGGCGCCGGAGCCGGGCTCGCCGCCGCCTTCAACGCGCCGCTCGCCGGCGCGGCCTTCGTGCTCGAGGAATTGCTGCGCCGCTTCGATATGCGCCATGCGACCATAGCGCTCGGCGCTTCGGTCGGCGCCATATCGGTCGTGCGGCTGCTGCTCGGGCCGGAGCCGGAATTGCGCGTCGCGACCCATTATCCTGTCGGGCCGCTCGATGTTCCGCTCGGCCTCGCGCTCGGCGCCGCGACGGGGCTCGCCAGCCTCGCCTATAATCGCGCCATTCTCCGCGCGCTGGACTTCGCCGATCGCTCGCCCTTGCCGGCGGAGGCGAAGGCCGCCCTGGTCGGCGCCGGCGTCGGCGCGATCGGCTTTCTCGCGCCCGATCTCGTCGGCGGCGGCGATAATCTCACGCAAAAGACGCTGGACGGCGCCTATGCGCTCGACGCCCTGCCGCTGGTCTTCGCACTGCGTTTCGCGCTCGGCGTCGTCTCCTATGCGGCGGGAACGCCGGGCGGACTGTTCGCGCCGCTGCTGGCGCTGGGGGCCGAGATCGGGCTCTTTTTCGGCCTCGTGATTCCGGGCGAGGATGGGCCGACCATGGGAATGAAATTCGCGCTCATCGGCATGGCCTCGTTTTTCGCCGCCGTGGTGCGGGCGCCGCTCACCGGCCTGATCCTCATCACCGAGATGACCGACAATTCCCAGCTGCTGCTGCCCATGCTGGCGGCCTGCTTCGCGGCCATGGCCATCGCCGCCATCTGTCGCAACGAGCCGATCTATGACGCGCTGAAGGAGCGCTCCGCCCGTCTCGCGCGGCGGGCGGAGACTTAG
- a CDS encoding extensin family protein produces MARHITPLLLLALAPLAAAGLSGCGFMAKPQRPAWRAHAENACLAEKRVQPTAYVQFAPEIDGPGICGLTKPLRVTALQGGAVTFNARATLDCSMVAELDQWLADVVQPSAMARFGQPVAQINSMGSYSCRGMNAQAGAPLSEHSFGNALDIGGFVLADGREISIVRDWTHGEQQVKDFLAEVHGGSCRHFTTVLSPGSNAFHYNHIHVDLAMHGRNGDRHICKPVPRDVAPPPGQDPQLVAHGPDDDDVDTPGAQPPLAAFQAQASRGGVNDSLILAAPLPPVRPRPSALSLEGGPKDWDVTSSIRPRAR; encoded by the coding sequence ATGGCTCGCCACATAACGCCATTGCTGCTCCTCGCCCTTGCGCCGCTCGCGGCGGCGGGGCTGTCGGGCTGCGGCTTCATGGCCAAGCCGCAGCGCCCGGCGTGGCGCGCGCACGCCGAGAACGCCTGTCTCGCCGAAAAGCGCGTGCAGCCCACCGCCTATGTGCAATTCGCGCCGGAGATCGACGGGCCGGGCATTTGCGGCCTCACCAAGCCGCTGAGGGTCACGGCGCTGCAGGGCGGCGCGGTGACGTTCAACGCGCGTGCGACGCTCGACTGCTCCATGGTGGCCGAGCTCGACCAATGGCTCGCCGATGTGGTGCAGCCCTCGGCCATGGCGCGCTTCGGCCAGCCGGTGGCGCAGATCAATTCCATGGGCTCCTATTCCTGCCGCGGCATGAACGCTCAGGCGGGCGCGCCGCTCTCGGAACATTCCTTCGGCAATGCGCTCGATATCGGCGGCTTCGTGCTCGCCGACGGGCGCGAGATTTCCATCGTGCGCGATTGGACGCATGGCGAGCAGCAGGTGAAGGATTTTCTCGCCGAGGTGCACGGCGGCTCCTGCCGGCATTTCACCACTGTGCTGTCGCCCGGCTCCAACGCCTTTCATTACAATCATATTCATGTCGATCTCGCCATGCATGGCCGCAATGGCGATCGGCACATCTGCAAGCCGGTCCCGCGCGACGTCGCGCCGCCGCCGGGCCAGGACCCGCAACTCGTCGCCCATGGGCCGGACGACGACGATGTCGACACGCCCGGCGCCCAGCCGCCGCTCGCCGCTTTTCAGGCGCAAGCCTCGCGCGGCGGCGTCAATGACAGCCTGATCCTCGCCGCGCCCCTGCCGCCCGTGCGGCCGAGGCCCTCGGCGCTCTCGCTCGAAGGCGGGCCGAAGGATTGGGACGTCACCTCCAGCATCCGCCCGCGCGCGCGCTGA